A section of the Centroberyx gerrardi isolate f3 chromosome 8, fCenGer3.hap1.cur.20231027, whole genome shotgun sequence genome encodes:
- the npffr2a gene encoding neuropeptide FF receptor 2a, giving the protein MNEGLENNFTHLYDNWTLSNLSMESVIPRNNITYVGFYLHQPSIAAIFIVSYLLIFLVCMVGNGVVCFIVLRSKNMRTVTNLFILNLAVSDLLVGIFCMPTTLLDNIITGWPFGSLVCKMSGMVQGISVSASVFTLVAIAVDRFRCIVYPFKQKLTISTATLIIVIIWVLAISIMCPSGVMLQVTKEQTIRVLLGYDNKTSPFYWCRENWPNQEMRKIYTTVLFANIYLAPLSLIVIMYARIGITLFKTAVPTGGKTGHDNRHAVSKKKQRVIKMLLIVALLFILSWLPLWTLMMLSDYASLTEQQYRIINIYIYPFAHWLAFFNSSVNPIIYGFFNENFRRGFQAVFKFSLCTADGQRRKTYSHRLQGNSVLPANPQASLEPISLNSLDNNSSRRPNHVNEQDLVMEDLEKVSPSSGGVTAVSI; this is encoded by the exons atgaacgaAGGACTGGAGAACAACTTCACCCATCTCTATGACAACTGGACATTGTCCAACTTGTCCATGGAGTCCGTCATACCCAGGAACAACATCACCTATGTTGGATTTTACCTGCACCAGCCGTCCATCGCGGCCATCTTCATCGTGTCCTACTTGCTGATCTTCTTGGTGTGCATGGTGGGAAACGGAGTCGTGTGTTTCATTGTGCTGAGGAGCAAGAACATGCGGACTGTCACCAACTTATTTATCCTGAACCTCGCTGTTAGCGACCTCCTGGTTGGGATTTTCTGCATGCCCACAACACTTCTGGACAACATAATCACAG GATGGCCATTTGGAAGTCTGGTTTGCAAAATGAGCGGCATGGTTCAAGGCATCTCCGTGTCAGCATCTGTCTTCACTCTGGTTGCTATTGCTGTCGACAG ATTCAGATGCATCGTCTACCCATTCAAGCAAAAGCTGACAATATCCACCGCCACCTTGATAATAGTCATTATCTGGGTCCTGGCCATATCCATCATGTGTCCCTCTGGGGTCATGCTGCAAGTGACCAAGGAGCAAACCATCCGGGTGTTGCTGGGCTACGACAACAAAACATCCCCGTTTTACTGGTGCAGGGAGAACTGGCCGAACCAGGAGATGCGGAAGATTTACACCACGGTCCTTTTTGCGAATATCTACCTTGCCCCTCTGTCGCTCATCGTCATCATGTACGCCCGGATCGGCATTACGCTTTTCAAAACAGCCGTTCCGACGGGGGGAAAGACCGGCCACGACAACCGCCACGCCGTGTCCAAGAAGAAGCAGAGGGTGATAAAAATGCTGCTGATCGTGGCTTTGCTTTTCATCCTCTCCTGGCTGCCTCTGTGGACCCTCATGATGCTGAGCGACTACGCCAGCCTGACCGAGCAGCAGTACAGAATCatcaacatttacatttacccCTTCGCCCACTGGCTGGCTTTCTTCAACAGCAGCGTCAACCCCATCATCTACGGTTTCTTCAACGAGAATTTCCGCAGAGGGTTCCAGGCCGTGTTCAAGTTCAGCTTGTGCACGGCGGACGGACAGCGGCGGAAAACCTACTCGCACAGGCTGCAGGGAAACTCAGTGCTGccggcgaacccgcaagcctcGCTGGAGCCTATTTCTCTGAACAGCCTGGACAACAACAGCTCCAGGAGACCCAACCATGTCAATGAACAGGACTTGGTCATGGAGGACCTGGAAAAGGTTTCTCCAAGCAGCGGCGGTGTGACTGCGGTGTCTATTTGA